One Actinomycetes bacterium genomic window carries:
- a CDS encoding MBL fold metallo-hydrolase has protein sequence DETWFYPGHGDDSTVGAERPHLDEWRARGW, from the coding sequence CGGACGAGACCTGGTTCTACCCCGGGCACGGCGACGACTCGACGGTGGGCGCGGAGCGGCCGCACCTCGACGAGTGGCGCGCCCGCGGCTGGTGA